From a single Aspergillus puulaauensis MK2 DNA, chromosome 2, nearly complete sequence genomic region:
- a CDS encoding Zn(II)2Cys6 transcription factor (COG:S;~EggNog:ENOG410PWIG;~InterPro:IPR036864,IPR021858,IPR001138;~PFAM:PF00172,PF11951;~go_function: GO:0000981 - DNA-binding transcription factor activity, RNA polymerase II-specific [Evidence IEA];~go_function: GO:0008270 - zinc ion binding [Evidence IEA];~go_process: GO:0006355 - regulation of transcription, DNA-templated [Evidence IEA]), translating to MKISRRNPPAPSSPPPDPFRFSSSQQTLSPPSSQAQAQAPIMVYRGRPSKGCHGCRSRKIACDQTRPYCLQCERDGHVCPGYHDTLSLLFQDESLQTVRRPTAPKRKSKPKATKKSRDAGDAQSAGSGSTSASTPSTLDRRPSTVTSKSTPTSESTPTSESASNFPCFWQDGQTAQLEMLRPSYQPTRDEAISWFLRHNAGSGALFMIDFDPGVLGRTNVSLGERTRMASLVAVGSAMLARARRDGGCALQLKQNATREYSRAITLMSQAVTNSVESKSNATLSAVLLLAIFEVITNRTMGTVESWTRHIYGASALLDMRTQEELQNTESLSIFIQLRFQIIISCLQCGLPVPESLLDCNKIAMYLRPQMEGYCDRVISITGQLANLRAEIISGGLTDTDEILSRAYSMEAALTAWVASAPPEFLYTTIEFPSQPQPGSSCSTTSGCTPPLYNNRYHLYNDLWICHTWNQYRYSRILLCEIIIGCLRRISRPAGLVPGKDLQRQCAGLRKTTRDLALDICASVPYHLGADTLLSSGRGLPASQTYIGAMLLLWPLAVAGATECKGHPVRLWVIECLNIVGYAMGIDQALAVVEIMEIEAGYFEDLGEAEDGSIVFLETDRARNNRFVIGAWSSMLKAC from the exons ATGAAGATCAGTCGGCGCAATCCGCcagctccatcttccccgccCCCGGATCCATTccgcttctcttcctcccaacAAACTCTCTCTCCCCCATCAtcacaagcacaagcacaagctCCCATCATGGTCTACCGCGGGCGCCCGAGCAAAGGCTGTCATGGCTGCCGATCTCGGAAGATCGCCTGCGACCAGACCAGGCCATACTGTCTGCAGTGCGAGCGCGACGGCCACGTCTGTCCCGGCTACCACGACACCCTGTCGTTGTTGTTCCAGGACGAGAGCCTGCAGACGGTGCGCAGGCCGACTGCTCCTAAAAGGAAATCGAAACCgaaggcgacgaagaaaTCGCGCGATGCTGGCGACGCGCAGTCTgcaggctcaggctcaacttcagcttcaacccCGAGTACACTGGACCGACGGCCGTCAACAGTAACATCGAAATCAACTCCAACATCGGAATCAACACCGACCTCAGAATCTGCATCGAATTTTCCGTGTTTCTGGCAAGACGGACAAACTGCTCAATTAGAGATGCTACGACCGTCGTACCAGCCGACCCGCGACGAAGCGATCAGCTGGTTTCTGCGCCACAATGCAGGGTCCGGCGCGCTGTTCATGATCGATTTCGACCCGGGGGTCCTCGGCCGGACGAATGTGTCACTTGGCGAAAGGACCAGGATGGCGAGCTTGGTTGCTGTTGGGTCGGCAATGCTGGCTCGAGCACGGCGTGATGGAGGGTGTGCTCTGCAGTTGAAACAGAATGCCACGCGGGAGTACAGTCGGGCAATTACTCTCATGTCGCAGGCTGTCACAAACTCTGTCGAATCGAAGAGTAATGCGACATTATCGGCTGTTCTGTTACTGGCGATTTTTGAG GTTATCACGAATCGGACGATGGGCACAGTCGAAAGCTGGACGAGACATATCTACGGGGCTTCCGCATTGCTGGACATGCGAACCCAGGAAGAACTGCAGAATACAGAAAGTCTGAGTATTTTTATCCAGTTGCGCTTTCAGATT ATCATAAGCTGCCTGCAATGCGGACTCCCCGTCCCCGAATCCCTCCTCGACTGCAACAAGATCGCGATGTACCTCCGCCCCCAGATGGAAGGCTACTGCGACCgcgtcatctccatcacCGGCCAACTCGCCAATCTACGCGCCGAGATCATCAGCGGTGGCCTAACAGACACCGACGAGATCCTCTCACGAGCCTACTCCATGGAAGCAGCCCTGACAGCGTGGGTTGCCTCAGCACCGCCCGAATTCCTGTATACTACGATCGAATTCCCATCACAACCACAGCCAGGATCCTCCTGCAGCACAACATCCGGCTGCACCCCACCCCTGTACAACAACCGCTACCACCTGTATAATGACCTCTGGATCTGCCACACCTGGAACCAATACCGCTACTCACGCATCCTGCTCTGCGAAATCATCATCGGCTGTCTCCGCCGCATCTCCCGACCGGCTGGTCTGGTTCCTGGGAAGGACCTGCAACGCCAGTGCGCCGGACTCCGAAAGACAACCCGCGATCTGGCATTAGATATCTGCGCCAGTGTTCCCTATCATCTTGGGGCTGATACGCTCCTAAGCTCCGGCCGGGGACTTCCTGCATCACAGACATACATCGGTGcgatgctgctgctttggccATTAGCCGTCGCGGGCGCAACAGAATGCAAAGGACACCCGGTGCGGCTGTGGGTGATCGAATGCTTGAATATAGTCGGCTATGCCATGGGCATCGACCAGGCCCTTGCAGTTGTAGAAATCATGGAGATCGAGGCTGGGTATTTCGAGGACctgggcgaggcggaggacgGCAGTATCGTTTTTCTGGAGACAGACCGGGCGCGGAACAATCGGTTTGTTATTGGTGCTTGGAGTTCGATGCTCAAGGCCTGTTAA
- a CDS encoding uncharacterized protein (COG:S;~EggNog:ENOG410PIV4;~InterPro:IPR036188;~PFAM:PF01593,PF13450;~SECRETED:SignalP(1-19)): MRLGLNILVGAIAISTAAAQDTIDRDVVILGGGATGTYAAVQLRAQGKSVALVEQKSRLGGHAETLYLPNGKHVNYGVEGYFNNELSKDFFSQLNVEYEALLPGSFVSQYVNFDTGERVLPGSELLTTVVAATLYRGAIEQFDYLSTGAYYLPDEVPEELLRPFREFVEKHALQGAMDLIFTFAENVGNILDQPLIYVIQNFGVPQVDALLQGGYITPKNGTDELFNAAANYIDESNNIFYDSVASHTDRSEEGVQVTIRNSKTGSTKLIRAKKLLIAFPPTLPKLEGFDLNNEEKTLFSKWTHKNYYAAAITNTAIPDGFNILNTNPANQPGSLPTTPFQWSLEYSGEPGYFMSKIVGEDNLTESAAREMVINDIKRMSEAGTFKIKDGQEPELAAFASHAPETLMVSVDDIRDGFYKRLYGLQGVRSTYYTGYTFCTDYSTPLWNYTMSVVDSMGL; this comes from the coding sequence ATGCGTTTAGGTTTGAACATCCTGGTTGGCGCGATCGCCATATCCACTGCTGCCGCGCAGGACACGATTGACCGCGACGTCGTGatcctcggcggcggcgcaacAGGGACCTACGCGGCCGTGCAACTCCGCGCACAAGGAAAATCCGTCGCACTGGTCGAACAGAAAAGCCGACTAGGAGGACATGCAGAGACGCTATACCTCCCGAACGGGAAACACGTCAACTACGGGGTAGAGGGGTACTTCAACAATGAGCTCTCGAAGGACTTTTTCTCGCAACTAAACGTCGAATACGAGGCTCTCCTCCCGGGATCCTTCGTCTCGCAATACGTCAACTTCGACACCGGCGAGCGCGTGCTTCCAGGGAGCGAACTCCTCACTACAGTCGTCGCGGCGACCCTCTACCGCGGCGCAATTGAGCAATTCGACTACCTCTCCACAGGCGCATACTACCTCCCCGATGAAGTCCCCGAGGAGCTTCTCCGTCCTTTCCGCGAATTCGTCGAGAAACACGCCCTCCAGGGCGCAATGGACCTGATTTTCACTTTCGCCGAGAACGTAGGGAatatcctcgaccagccTCTCATCTACGTGATCCAGAACTTCGGGGTCCCGCAGGTCGACGCCCTCTTGCAGGGCGGATACATCACGCCGAAGAACGGGACAGACGAGCTCTTCAACGCCGCGGCAAACTATATCGACGAGTCGAATAATATCTTCTACGACAGTGTCGCCTCGCACACGGACCGCTCCGAGGAGGGTGTGCAGGTTACGATTCGCAACTCCAAGACAGGATCTACCAAGCTCATCCGGGCGAAGAAACTGCTGATTGCGTTCCCGCCTACACTGCCCAAGCTAGAGGGATTCGACTTGAACAACGAGGAGAAGACGCTATTCTCGAAATGGACACATAAAAATTACTACGCAGCCGCAATAACCAACACCGCCATCCCCGACGGGttcaacatcctcaacacAAACCCAGCGAACCAGCCCGGAAGCCTCCCCACAACCCCCTTCCAATGGTCCCTCGAATACTCCGGCGAACCGGGGTACTTCATGTCCAAGATCGTCGGCGAGGATAACCTAACCGAGTCCGCTGCACGGGAGATGGTAATCAACGACATCAAGCGGATGAGCGAGGCGGGGACATTTAAGATTAAGGACGGTCAAGAGCCGGAACTTGCGGCCTTTGCGTCGCATGCGCCCGAGACCTTGATGGTGTCGGTTGATGATATTCGGGATGGGTTTTATAAGCGGCTTTATGGGCTGCAGGGGGTGAGGAGTACGTATTATACGGGGTATACGTTCTGCACGGATTATTCGACCCCGTTGTGGAATTATACGATGAGTGTGGTTGATAGTATGGGACTGTAA
- a CDS encoding uncharacterized protein (SECRETED:SignalP(1-18)): MKFITSTAVALLAASASALTIRSEGSRTVVFTNEQSGHGQAADIPTNNHPVSVKASYPELFNPFHVDSVMITGGVVESANCKVSGKNDNGHWIQVLEVNGRKNYAKFPQDTGVNPHSLSISCV; the protein is encoded by the coding sequence ATGAAGTTCATCACCTCCACCGCCGTTGCCCTCCTGgccgcctccgcctcggCCCTCACCATCCGCAGCGAAGGCTCGCGCACTGTCGTCTTCACCAACGAGCAGAGCGGCCACGGCCAGGCCGCCGACATcccaaccaacaaccaccccGTCTCCGTCAAGGCCAGCTACCCCGAGCTGTTCAACCCCTTCCACGTCGACTCCGTCATGATCACCGGCGGCGTCGTCGAGAGCGCCAACTGCAAGGTCTCCGGCAAGAACGACAACGGCCACTGGATCCAGGTCCTCGAGGTCAACGGCCGCAAGAACTACGCCAAGTTCCCCCAGGACACCGGTGTCAACCCCCACTCTCTGAGCATCTCGTGCGTTTAG